One Clupea harengus chromosome 3, Ch_v2.0.2, whole genome shotgun sequence DNA window includes the following coding sequences:
- the LOC105904481 gene encoding neuropeptides B/W receptor type 1-like, whose protein sequence is MTMYQESTTFTQSTWDIMELNTYNLDHNTSGAIELNTTTFNSSTWGPKKLTPVVFLGLCVAVGLPSNIAVIIAIFHKIAGKNMSFTLKLMLNLAVCDTLSLLTIPVWIYVLLWGWSLGEPMCKLFSYLVNWSLYASVLTVTSMSLHHHSIMKNKSTNRQLTERLQRRHKCIWLIALWTLAGVLSLPIIPTRSVVPKNSGLRCQMSGTDWEKVSVLLYEVLFGFAIPASVLLTSYLCLHKKVPKANLTSKRRMTRLVVSIVVVFFVFWTPTRIINIMDIVTTLTKISHPQTYKEMKNVRRIAGDFAKTLSYMNCCLDPFLYAFASRSFLTRQRRRSNGEHLQFSSQQPNS, encoded by the coding sequence ATGACTATGTATCAGGAAAGCACCACATTCACCCAGAGTACCTGGGATATCATGGAGCTGAATACATATAACCTCGACCACAACACCTCAGGTGCGATAGAACTAAACACCACTACGTTCAACTCGAGTACCTGGGGTCCAAAGAAGCTAACCCCTGTGGTGTTTCTGGGCCTGTGTGTCGCTGTGGGTCTGCCCAGCAACATTGCAGTGATCATTGCCATTTTCCACAAAATCGCAGGAAAGAACATGAGCTTCACCTTGAAGCTTATGCTGAACCTTGCCGTGTGTgacactctgtctcttttgaCGATTCCCGTCTGGATCTACGTTCTGCTCTGGGGCTGGTCTCTGGGAGAGCCGATGTGTAAACTGTTCTCCTATCTGGTTAACTGGAGCCTGTATGCCAGTGTGCTGACCGTCACCTCCATGAGTCTGCACCACCACAGCATAATGAAGAACAAAAGTACCAACCGGCAGCTGACGGAGAGGCTGCAGAGGCGGCATAAGTGCATTTGGCTCATCGCTCTCTGGACCCTAGCGGGCGTCCTCTCCTTGCCCATCATTCCAACACGGAGCGTTGTTCCTAAAAACAGTGGTCTGAGATGCCAAATGTCTGGGACAGACTGGGAGAAAGTGTCTGTCCTTCTGTACGAGGTTCTGTTCGGCTTCGCCATCCCTGCCTCTGTCTTGCTGACTTCTTATCTGTGCCTGCACAAGAAAGTACCCAAGGCCAATCTCACAAGTAAACGGAGGATGACCAGACTTGTAGTTAGCATTGTGgtggtgttttttgtgttttggacTCCAACACGTATCATCAACATCATGGACATTGTCACCACGTTGACTAAAATCTCTCACCCTCAAACGTACAAGGAGATGAAAAATGTACGGAGGATTGCAGGGGATTTCGCCAAGACTCTGTCTTACATGAATTGCTGCTTGGACCCATTCCTCTATGCTTTTGCGTCAAGGTCCTTTTTAACAAGGCAGAGACGCCGCAGCAATGGAGAGCACTTGCAGTTCTCCTCGCAACAGCCCAACAGTTGA